One Leopardus geoffroyi isolate Oge1 chromosome B1, O.geoffroyi_Oge1_pat1.0, whole genome shotgun sequence DNA window includes the following coding sequences:
- the AASDH gene encoding beta-alanine-activating enzyme isoform X5, translated as MYIAKHPTFSATPTLLRRFGSQLIKSTVLSASTSLRVLALGGEAFPSLAVLKSWRGVGNKTQIFNIYGITEVSSWATFYKIPEKFLNSTLKCELPVPLGFPLLGTVVEVRDTNGFTIQEGNGQVFLGGKNRVCFLDDEMIVPLGTMRATGDLVTVKDGEMFFLGRKDSQIKRYGKRLNIEFVQQVAEGLQQVESCAVTWYNQEKLILFMVSKNDVVKEYIFKELQEHLPSHAIPDELVLIDSLPFTSHGKIDVSELNKIYLNYINLKSECKLNGKEELWEKLQHLWKSILSLSEHPLKVPDESLFLNSGGDSLKSIRLLNEIEKLVGTSIPGLLEIILSSSILEIYNHVLQTVFPDEDLLFSKNYAMKRKFSDINQEEISGKSLPQKSVLTLSCDNELAAFIAVSRGSQILSLNSEFLTKLGLGSSARSSDLISQTNIQNVTSLNPPALTGKSKEPSCVAEVSHEGTSVIEAKKMELHVRWKTDTGKCVDASPLVVISTAAKSSVTVYIGSHSHRMMAVDLYSGKVKWEQILGGRIESSACVSKCGNFIVVGCYNGLVYVLKSNSGEEYWMFTTKDAVKSSATMDPTTGLLYIGSHDQHAYALDIYKKKCVWKLKCGGTVFSSPCLSLIPHHLYVATLGGLLLAINPATGNTVWKHSCGKPLFSSPRCCLQYICIGCVDGNLLCFTHFGEQVWQFSTSEPIFSSPCTSASEQEIFFGSHDCFIYCCNMKGHLQWKFETTSQVYATPFAFCYQDCSNEMLLAAASTDGKLWILESKSGRLQSVYELPGQVFSSPVVWESMLLIGCRNNYVYCLDLLGGHQI; from the exons ATGTATATTGCCAAACATCCAACATTTTCG GCAACACCAACATTGCTTCGAAGATTTGGATCTCAGCTTATCAAGTCAACTGTTTTATCAGCCAGTACTTCTCTTCGAGTATTAGCCCTCGGTGGTGAAGCATTTCCATCATTGGCTGTTCTCAAAAGCTGGAGAGGAGTAGGCAATAAgacacaaatatttaatatttatggtaTCACAGAGGTATCAAGTTGGGCAACTTTTTACAAGATTCCAGAGAAGTTTCTTAACTCTACTTTGAA ATGTGAATTGCCTGTACCACTGGGATTTCCACTGCTTGGAACAGTAGTTGAAGTCAGAGATACTAATGGTTTCACAATTCAAGAAGGCAATGGCCAAGTATTTTTAg GTGGCAAAAACAGAGTGTGTTTTCTTGATGATGAAATGATAGTACCACTTGGCACAATGCGAGCCACGGGAGACTTGGTGACGGTGAAAGATGGAGAGATGTTTTTCCTGGGACGAAAGGACAGTCAGATCAAACGATATGGCAAACGTCTTAACATTGAATTTGTGCAACAA GTTGCTGAAGGACTTCAGCAAGTAGAGTCCTGTGCAGTTACATGGTATAATcaggaaaaattaattctgttCATGGTGTCCAAAAATGATGTAGTAAAGGAATACATCTTTAAAGAACTGCAGGAACATCTTCCAAGCCATGCCATTCCGGATGAACTTGTGTTGATTGATTCTCTACCATTTACATCTCATG gcAAAATTGATGTTTCTGAGTTAAACAAGATATATTTAAACTATATAAACTTGAAGTCTGAGTGTAAACTCAATGGAAAAGAGGAACTTTGGGAAAAATTACAGCATTTGTGGAAG TCTATTCTGAGTCTCTCAGAACATCCTTTGAAGGTTCCTGATGAGTCACTCTTCCTAAATAGTGGTGGAGATTCCTTAAAGTCCATACGGCTCCTCAATGAGATTGAAAAACTAGTTGGCACATCAATACCTGGGCTTCTGGAAATTATTCTTAGCAGTTCCATTTTAGAGATTTACAATCACGTCCTTCAAACAGTGTTTCCAGATGAAGATCTGCTATTTAGCAAGAATTATgccatgaaaagaaaattcagcgATATTAATCAAGAGGAAATCAGTGGAAAATCTTTACCTCAGAAATCTGTCCTGACTTTAAGTTGTGACAATGAGCTAGCAGCTTTTATTGCAGTGAGCAGAGGGAGTCAGATTTTGTCTCTGAATTCGGAGTTTTTAACTAAGTTAGGACTTGGCTCTTCAGCCCGTTCTTCCGATTTAATTTCACAGACTAACATTCAGAATGTGACAAGCCTAAATCCTCCAGCTCTTACTGGGAAGTCAAAAGAGCCATCCTGTGTTGCAGAAGTTTCTCACGAGGGAACATCTGTGATAGAAGCCAAGAAAATGGAGCTTCATGTGAGGTGGAAGACGGACACAGGCAAATGTGTGGATGCTTCCCCTCTGGTTGTCATCTCCACTGCTGCTAAGTCCTCTGTAACTGTGTACATTGGCTCCCATTCCCACAGAATGATGGCAGTTGACCTTTACTCTGGGAAGGTGAAATGGGAACAGATTTTGGGAGGTCGAATTGAATCCTCAGCATGTGTATCTAAGTGTGGAAACTTTATTGTAGTGG GCTGTTATAATGGGTTAGTTTATGTTCTGAAAAGTAATAGTGGAGAAGAATACTGGATGTTTACTACCAAGGATGCTGTCAAAAGCTCAGCAACCATGGATCCAACCACAGGACTCCTTTACATTGGATCTCATGACCAGCATGCATATGCTTTAGATATTTAT AAAAAGAAGTGTGTTTGGAAGTTAAAATGTGGAGGAACTGTCTTTTCGTCCCCTTGTTTGAGCCTGATACCACATCATTTATATGTGGCTACACTGGGCGGCCTGTTACTGGCTATAAATCCT GCCACTGGGAACACAGTTTGGAAACATTCCTGTGGAAAACCACTCTTTTCTTCTCCACGGTGTTGCCTACAGTATATTTGTATTGGCTGTGTAGATGGAAATTTACTCTGCTTTACTCACTTTGGAGAACAG GTTTGGCAGTTCTCTACCAGTGAACCAATCTTTTCATCCCCATGTACCTCAGCATCAgagcaagaaatattttttggttCCCATGATTGCTTTATCTACTGTTGTAATATGAAAGGTCACCTCCAGTGGAAATTTGAAACTACTTCCCAGGTGTATGCGACACCGTTTGCTTTCTGTTACCAAGATTGTAGCAATGAAATGTTGCTGGCAGCAGCATCTACTGATGGGAAACTGTGGATCTTGGAATCTAAGAGTGGACGATTGCAAAGTGTGTATGAACTTCCTGGACAAGTCTTTTCTTCTCCTGTGGTCTGGGAATCAATGCTTCTTATTGGATGTagaaataattatgtttattgtCTGGATTTGTTGGGTGGACATCAAATATAA
- the AASDH gene encoding beta-alanine-activating enzyme isoform X4 yields MLLFEITQEDVVFLASPLTFDPSVVEIFVALSSGACLLIVPASVKVLPSKLAAVLFSHHRVTILQATPTLLRRFGSQLIKSTVLSASTSLRVLALGGEAFPSLAVLKSWRGVGNKTQIFNIYGITEVSSWATFYKIPEKFLNSTLKCELPVPLGFPLLGTVVEVRDTNGFTIQEGNGQVFLGGKNRVCFLDDEMIVPLGTMRATGDLVTVKDGEMFFLGRKDSQIKRYGKRLNIEFVQQVAEGLQQVESCAVTWYNQEKLILFMVSKNDVVKEYIFKELQEHLPSHAIPDELVLIDSLPFTSHGKIDVSELNKIYLNYINLKSECKLNGKEELWEKLQHLWKSILSLSEHPLKVPDESLFLNSGGDSLKSIRLLNEIEKLVGTSIPGLLEIILSSSILEIYNHVLQTVFPDEDLLFSKNYAMKRKFSDINQEEISGKSLPQKSVLTLSCDNELAAFIAVSRGSQILSLNSEFLTKLGLGSSARSSDLISQTNIQNVTSLNPPALTGKSKEPSCVAEVSHEGTSVIEAKKMELHVRWKTDTGKCVDASPLVVISTAAKSSVTVYIGSHSHRMMAVDLYSGKVKWEQILGGRIESSACVSKCGNFIVVGCYNGLVYVLKSNSGEEYWMFTTKDAVKSSATMDPTTGLLYIGSHDQHAYALDIYKKKCVWKLKCGGTVFSSPCLSLIPHHLYVATLGGLLLAINPATGNTVWKHSCGKPLFSSPRCCLQYICIGCVDGNLLCFTHFGEQVWQFSTSEPIFSSPCTSASEQEIFFGSHDCFIYCCNMKGHLQWKFETTSQVYATPFAFCYQDCSNEMLLAAASTDGKLWILESKSGRLQSVYELPGQVFSSPVVWESMLLIGCRNNYVYCLDLLGGHQI; encoded by the exons GCTACTTTTCGAGATCACACAAGAAGATGTTGTGTTTCTGGCCTCACCTCTGACCTTTGATCCCTCCGTTGTGGAAATATTTGTTGCTCTATCCAGTGGTGCCTGTCTGCTTATTGTACCAGCTTCTGTCAAAGTGCTTCCATCAAAGTTAGCTGCTGTTCTCTTTTCACATCACAGAGTAACTATTTTGCAG GCAACACCAACATTGCTTCGAAGATTTGGATCTCAGCTTATCAAGTCAACTGTTTTATCAGCCAGTACTTCTCTTCGAGTATTAGCCCTCGGTGGTGAAGCATTTCCATCATTGGCTGTTCTCAAAAGCTGGAGAGGAGTAGGCAATAAgacacaaatatttaatatttatggtaTCACAGAGGTATCAAGTTGGGCAACTTTTTACAAGATTCCAGAGAAGTTTCTTAACTCTACTTTGAA ATGTGAATTGCCTGTACCACTGGGATTTCCACTGCTTGGAACAGTAGTTGAAGTCAGAGATACTAATGGTTTCACAATTCAAGAAGGCAATGGCCAAGTATTTTTAg GTGGCAAAAACAGAGTGTGTTTTCTTGATGATGAAATGATAGTACCACTTGGCACAATGCGAGCCACGGGAGACTTGGTGACGGTGAAAGATGGAGAGATGTTTTTCCTGGGACGAAAGGACAGTCAGATCAAACGATATGGCAAACGTCTTAACATTGAATTTGTGCAACAA GTTGCTGAAGGACTTCAGCAAGTAGAGTCCTGTGCAGTTACATGGTATAATcaggaaaaattaattctgttCATGGTGTCCAAAAATGATGTAGTAAAGGAATACATCTTTAAAGAACTGCAGGAACATCTTCCAAGCCATGCCATTCCGGATGAACTTGTGTTGATTGATTCTCTACCATTTACATCTCATG gcAAAATTGATGTTTCTGAGTTAAACAAGATATATTTAAACTATATAAACTTGAAGTCTGAGTGTAAACTCAATGGAAAAGAGGAACTTTGGGAAAAATTACAGCATTTGTGGAAG TCTATTCTGAGTCTCTCAGAACATCCTTTGAAGGTTCCTGATGAGTCACTCTTCCTAAATAGTGGTGGAGATTCCTTAAAGTCCATACGGCTCCTCAATGAGATTGAAAAACTAGTTGGCACATCAATACCTGGGCTTCTGGAAATTATTCTTAGCAGTTCCATTTTAGAGATTTACAATCACGTCCTTCAAACAGTGTTTCCAGATGAAGATCTGCTATTTAGCAAGAATTATgccatgaaaagaaaattcagcgATATTAATCAAGAGGAAATCAGTGGAAAATCTTTACCTCAGAAATCTGTCCTGACTTTAAGTTGTGACAATGAGCTAGCAGCTTTTATTGCAGTGAGCAGAGGGAGTCAGATTTTGTCTCTGAATTCGGAGTTTTTAACTAAGTTAGGACTTGGCTCTTCAGCCCGTTCTTCCGATTTAATTTCACAGACTAACATTCAGAATGTGACAAGCCTAAATCCTCCAGCTCTTACTGGGAAGTCAAAAGAGCCATCCTGTGTTGCAGAAGTTTCTCACGAGGGAACATCTGTGATAGAAGCCAAGAAAATGGAGCTTCATGTGAGGTGGAAGACGGACACAGGCAAATGTGTGGATGCTTCCCCTCTGGTTGTCATCTCCACTGCTGCTAAGTCCTCTGTAACTGTGTACATTGGCTCCCATTCCCACAGAATGATGGCAGTTGACCTTTACTCTGGGAAGGTGAAATGGGAACAGATTTTGGGAGGTCGAATTGAATCCTCAGCATGTGTATCTAAGTGTGGAAACTTTATTGTAGTGG GCTGTTATAATGGGTTAGTTTATGTTCTGAAAAGTAATAGTGGAGAAGAATACTGGATGTTTACTACCAAGGATGCTGTCAAAAGCTCAGCAACCATGGATCCAACCACAGGACTCCTTTACATTGGATCTCATGACCAGCATGCATATGCTTTAGATATTTAT AAAAAGAAGTGTGTTTGGAAGTTAAAATGTGGAGGAACTGTCTTTTCGTCCCCTTGTTTGAGCCTGATACCACATCATTTATATGTGGCTACACTGGGCGGCCTGTTACTGGCTATAAATCCT GCCACTGGGAACACAGTTTGGAAACATTCCTGTGGAAAACCACTCTTTTCTTCTCCACGGTGTTGCCTACAGTATATTTGTATTGGCTGTGTAGATGGAAATTTACTCTGCTTTACTCACTTTGGAGAACAG GTTTGGCAGTTCTCTACCAGTGAACCAATCTTTTCATCCCCATGTACCTCAGCATCAgagcaagaaatattttttggttCCCATGATTGCTTTATCTACTGTTGTAATATGAAAGGTCACCTCCAGTGGAAATTTGAAACTACTTCCCAGGTGTATGCGACACCGTTTGCTTTCTGTTACCAAGATTGTAGCAATGAAATGTTGCTGGCAGCAGCATCTACTGATGGGAAACTGTGGATCTTGGAATCTAAGAGTGGACGATTGCAAAGTGTGTATGAACTTCCTGGACAAGTCTTTTCTTCTCCTGTGGTCTGGGAATCAATGCTTCTTATTGGATGTagaaataattatgtttattgtCTGGATTTGTTGGGTGGACATCAAATATAA
- the AASDH gene encoding beta-alanine-activating enzyme isoform X3: MLTDRKQKYEEGKMTNSTNSENNEEKSEEHMDVRLNHCLAYVLHTSGTTGIPKIVRVPHACILPNIQHFRLLFEITQEDVVFLASPLTFDPSVVEIFVALSSGACLLIVPASVKVLPSKLAAVLFSHHRVTILQATPTLLRRFGSQLIKSTVLSASTSLRVLALGGEAFPSLAVLKSWRGVGNKTQIFNIYGITEVSSWATFYKIPEKFLNSTLKCELPVPLGFPLLGTVVEVRDTNGFTIQEGNGQVFLGGKNRVCFLDDEMIVPLGTMRATGDLVTVKDGEMFFLGRKDSQIKRYGKRLNIEFVQQVAEGLQQVESCAVTWYNQEKLILFMVSKNDVVKEYIFKELQEHLPSHAIPDELVLIDSLPFTSHGKIDVSELNKIYLNYINLKSECKLNGKEELWEKLQHLWKSILSLSEHPLKVPDESLFLNSGGDSLKSIRLLNEIEKLVGTSIPGLLEIILSSSILEIYNHVLQTVFPDEDLLFSKNYAMKRKFSDINQEEISGKSLPQKSVLTLSCDNELAAFIAVSRGSQILSLNSEFLTKLGLGSSARSSDLISQTNIQNVTSLNPPALTGKSKEPSCVAEVSHEGTSVIEAKKMELHVRWKTDTGKCVDASPLVVISTAAKSSVTVYIGSHSHRMMAVDLYSGKVKWEQILGGRIESSACVSKCGNFIVVGCYNGLVYVLKSNSGEEYWMFTTKDAVKSSATMDPTTGLLYIGSHDQHAYALDIYKKKCVWKLKCGGTVFSSPCLSLIPHHLYVATLGGLLLAINPATGNTVWKHSCGKPLFSSPRCCLQYICIGCVDGNLLCFTHFGEQVWQFSTSEPIFSSPCTSASEQEIFFGSHDCFIYCCNMKGHLQWKFETTSQVYATPFAFCYQDCSNEMLLAAASTDGKLWILESKSGRLQSVYELPGQVFSSPVVWESMLLIGCRNNYVYCLDLLGGHQI, encoded by the exons ATGCTAActgacagaaaacagaaatatgaagaaggaaaaatgacaaaCAGCACAAACTCTGAGAACAATGAAGAAAAGTCAGAAGAGCACATGGATGTGAGGCTAAACCATTGCTTAGCCTATGTTCTCCATACATCAGGCACTACGGGGATACCTAAGATTGTCAGAGTCCCTCATGCATGTATATTGCCAAACATCCAACATTTTCG GCTACTTTTCGAGATCACACAAGAAGATGTTGTGTTTCTGGCCTCACCTCTGACCTTTGATCCCTCCGTTGTGGAAATATTTGTTGCTCTATCCAGTGGTGCCTGTCTGCTTATTGTACCAGCTTCTGTCAAAGTGCTTCCATCAAAGTTAGCTGCTGTTCTCTTTTCACATCACAGAGTAACTATTTTGCAG GCAACACCAACATTGCTTCGAAGATTTGGATCTCAGCTTATCAAGTCAACTGTTTTATCAGCCAGTACTTCTCTTCGAGTATTAGCCCTCGGTGGTGAAGCATTTCCATCATTGGCTGTTCTCAAAAGCTGGAGAGGAGTAGGCAATAAgacacaaatatttaatatttatggtaTCACAGAGGTATCAAGTTGGGCAACTTTTTACAAGATTCCAGAGAAGTTTCTTAACTCTACTTTGAA ATGTGAATTGCCTGTACCACTGGGATTTCCACTGCTTGGAACAGTAGTTGAAGTCAGAGATACTAATGGTTTCACAATTCAAGAAGGCAATGGCCAAGTATTTTTAg GTGGCAAAAACAGAGTGTGTTTTCTTGATGATGAAATGATAGTACCACTTGGCACAATGCGAGCCACGGGAGACTTGGTGACGGTGAAAGATGGAGAGATGTTTTTCCTGGGACGAAAGGACAGTCAGATCAAACGATATGGCAAACGTCTTAACATTGAATTTGTGCAACAA GTTGCTGAAGGACTTCAGCAAGTAGAGTCCTGTGCAGTTACATGGTATAATcaggaaaaattaattctgttCATGGTGTCCAAAAATGATGTAGTAAAGGAATACATCTTTAAAGAACTGCAGGAACATCTTCCAAGCCATGCCATTCCGGATGAACTTGTGTTGATTGATTCTCTACCATTTACATCTCATG gcAAAATTGATGTTTCTGAGTTAAACAAGATATATTTAAACTATATAAACTTGAAGTCTGAGTGTAAACTCAATGGAAAAGAGGAACTTTGGGAAAAATTACAGCATTTGTGGAAG TCTATTCTGAGTCTCTCAGAACATCCTTTGAAGGTTCCTGATGAGTCACTCTTCCTAAATAGTGGTGGAGATTCCTTAAAGTCCATACGGCTCCTCAATGAGATTGAAAAACTAGTTGGCACATCAATACCTGGGCTTCTGGAAATTATTCTTAGCAGTTCCATTTTAGAGATTTACAATCACGTCCTTCAAACAGTGTTTCCAGATGAAGATCTGCTATTTAGCAAGAATTATgccatgaaaagaaaattcagcgATATTAATCAAGAGGAAATCAGTGGAAAATCTTTACCTCAGAAATCTGTCCTGACTTTAAGTTGTGACAATGAGCTAGCAGCTTTTATTGCAGTGAGCAGAGGGAGTCAGATTTTGTCTCTGAATTCGGAGTTTTTAACTAAGTTAGGACTTGGCTCTTCAGCCCGTTCTTCCGATTTAATTTCACAGACTAACATTCAGAATGTGACAAGCCTAAATCCTCCAGCTCTTACTGGGAAGTCAAAAGAGCCATCCTGTGTTGCAGAAGTTTCTCACGAGGGAACATCTGTGATAGAAGCCAAGAAAATGGAGCTTCATGTGAGGTGGAAGACGGACACAGGCAAATGTGTGGATGCTTCCCCTCTGGTTGTCATCTCCACTGCTGCTAAGTCCTCTGTAACTGTGTACATTGGCTCCCATTCCCACAGAATGATGGCAGTTGACCTTTACTCTGGGAAGGTGAAATGGGAACAGATTTTGGGAGGTCGAATTGAATCCTCAGCATGTGTATCTAAGTGTGGAAACTTTATTGTAGTGG GCTGTTATAATGGGTTAGTTTATGTTCTGAAAAGTAATAGTGGAGAAGAATACTGGATGTTTACTACCAAGGATGCTGTCAAAAGCTCAGCAACCATGGATCCAACCACAGGACTCCTTTACATTGGATCTCATGACCAGCATGCATATGCTTTAGATATTTAT AAAAAGAAGTGTGTTTGGAAGTTAAAATGTGGAGGAACTGTCTTTTCGTCCCCTTGTTTGAGCCTGATACCACATCATTTATATGTGGCTACACTGGGCGGCCTGTTACTGGCTATAAATCCT GCCACTGGGAACACAGTTTGGAAACATTCCTGTGGAAAACCACTCTTTTCTTCTCCACGGTGTTGCCTACAGTATATTTGTATTGGCTGTGTAGATGGAAATTTACTCTGCTTTACTCACTTTGGAGAACAG GTTTGGCAGTTCTCTACCAGTGAACCAATCTTTTCATCCCCATGTACCTCAGCATCAgagcaagaaatattttttggttCCCATGATTGCTTTATCTACTGTTGTAATATGAAAGGTCACCTCCAGTGGAAATTTGAAACTACTTCCCAGGTGTATGCGACACCGTTTGCTTTCTGTTACCAAGATTGTAGCAATGAAATGTTGCTGGCAGCAGCATCTACTGATGGGAAACTGTGGATCTTGGAATCTAAGAGTGGACGATTGCAAAGTGTGTATGAACTTCCTGGACAAGTCTTTTCTTCTCCTGTGGTCTGGGAATCAATGCTTCTTATTGGATGTagaaataattatgtttattgtCTGGATTTGTTGGGTGGACATCAAATATAA